ATGAATGCAGGTCTTGAGCAGATCCATATAAGGCTAGATGAGATCCAGAACAGTCAACAGCCGCGTCCTCGAACCAGAGCAAGAAGAGATCGCCCAAGGAGGCCAAACCGGTCTGATGATGAGATCCGAGAGGAGGACTCTCATGAGGACGAGGACCGATCcataaaccgacctaggagggGTCACAGAAACCAGGAACcaggtgatgtcaatccttttgCTAGAAATGAACGTGCTAATGATAGCTTAAGTGGATTGAAACTAAAAATCCCACCTTTTGAGGGTAAAAATGATCCTGATGtttttcttgaatgggaaagaaaaattgaacatGTCTTTGATTGTCAAAACTTTTTTGAACTTAAGAAAGCTAGACTAGCTGTTACTGAATTttctggctatgctattaattGGTATGATCAAGTTGTGACTCACAGGAGGAGAACAGGTGAGAGACCAATTGAGACATGGGATGAGTTTTCCATGCTGATGAGGAGACGATTTGTTCCTGCTCATTATCACCGAGATCTCCACCAGAAACTCCGACGCTTACTTCAAAGCACTAAGTCCGTGGAAGACTACCACCAGGAGATGGAAACTTTGATGATCAAGGCCGATGTAGACGAATCCGTGGACGCCACTATGGCTAGGTTCCTTTCTGGCCTTAACCGAGACATCCAAGATCGTATGGAACTACAAGAGTATGGAACTGTGGAGCAAATGTTGCACAAAGCCATCCTGATCGAACAACAGGTCAAAAGAAAGAGCTACTCAAAGCCGGCCTTTGCTCTTAAACCGTCCTTTACTCCTAAGCCAAGTTATCAAGACAAAGGTAAGTCTTCTGCCACAACAAATACAGCTTTAAAGACTGATGCTCCTGCTCGTGTTGACAAAGGAAAAGCTATTGAGAATCCTAGCCGTGCAAGAGACATCAGATGCTTCAAGTGTCAAGGCCTAGGACACTATGCCAACAAATGTCCGAACCAAAGAGTAATGATTCTCATGGAAAATGGAGAGGTTGAGTCCGAGGACGAGCAAGAGAACAAGGAGGATCTtggtcctatctttgatgaggaagagGAGTCCTTTGACTACCCACATCATGGACCACTACTTGTTGCGAGGAAGGCTTGGAACGGTCCCATCTTCGATGAGACGGACGGTCATGCTAACGGCCACACGGACGACGACCTTGGCCCGGTCTTCGACATTGATTCTGAGCCGATCTTTGATAAGGAGGATTGCTTTGACTATCCAGCTCACGGACCACTACTGGTTACTAGACGTTCCTTGAGTGTTCAGcccaaaaccaatgaaaaagaacaaagggagaatctctttcattctCGTTGTTTAATCTCTGAAAAAGTTTGTTCTTTGATCATTGATGGTGGGAGTTGTACTAATGTTGCTAGTGATACTCTTGTCAGGAAGCTAGGGCTAGCTACTCGACCTCTTTCacgtcctttcaggttggaatGGCTCAATGAAACTGGTGAACAGCATGTCAAGGAACAAGTCACAATCCCTCTTACCATTGGACGATATGAGGATGAAGTTGTTTGCAACGTTCTTCCTATGGACGCTTGTCACATCCTTCTAGGCCGTCCATGGCAGTTTGATAAGAGAGCAGTGCATGATGGCTTCACAAACCGACACTCCTTTGACCAcaaaggaaagaagatcacGCTGGTTCCCTTGTCTCCATTAGAGGTTCACCAAGATCAGGTCCAACTCAAGAAGAACCGTGACCAGGAACCTAAGCCGGACGAGCCTGAGTCATCTCAACGAAACTCCAACTTCTTCATAAAACAAAGTCAGGTTAAGAGGTCTCTTTACTCCCAAAAGccatttcttttacttgtgtataAAGAATCTCTTATGGCTTCACTTTCTTCTGaccttgcaccggagattcCGAGTGAGTTGCTAGATATTTTGCAGGACTTttctgatgtgtttccagaTGAGAATCCTAAGGGATTGCCACCAGTTCGAGGCATAGAACATCAGATCGATTTTGTCCCGGGAGCCTCTCTACCGAACCGGCCAGCCTATCGAACCAACCCAGTTGAAACCAAAGAACTTCAGAAGCAGGTTGGTGATCTTCTGGAGAAAGGACACATCAGGGAGAGCCTCATCCCTTGTGCCGTGCCTGTCCTCCTAGTGCCCAAAAAGGACGGATCTTGGCGCATGTGCGTGGACTGCCGTGCCATCAACAACATTACGGTAAAGTATAGGCATCCCATTCCTAGGCTTGATGACATGCTAGATGAGTTGCATGGTTCATCAGTTTTCTCTAAGATTGACTTAAAAAGTGGCTACCACCAAATTAgaatgaaagaaggtgatgagtggaaaactgcatttaagACGAAACTAGGattgtatgagtggcttgtcatgccatttggtcttactaatgcacctagcaCTTTTATGCGTTTGATGAATCATATCTTGAGGTCTTTCATTGGTCATTTCGTGgttgtttactttgatgatattctcATCTACAGCAAGAATCTTGATGATCATAAGATACACTTGAAATCTGTTCTTGATGTTCTACGGAAAGAAAAACTTTTTGCAAATCTTGAAAAATGCTCTTTTGGAACAGATCACGTGGTGTTCTTAGGCTTTGTTGTAGGTGCTGATGGGCTCAGAGTGGACGAGGAAAAGATCAAAGCCATCCGAGATTGGCCGAGTCCAACGACTGTGGGCGAAGTAAgaagtttccatggcctagccGGCTTCTACAGACGGTTCGTCCAGGATTTCAGTACCATAGCCGCTCCGCTTACTGAGGTAATCAAAAAGAACATGGGGTTCAAGTGGGAACAAGCCCAAGAGGAGGCATTCCAGATTCTAAAAGGGAAGTTAACTCATGCTCCTTTGCTTACTCTCCCTGATTTCTCTAAGACTTTTGAgatcgaatgtgatgcttcgggtgttggtattggtgctgtTCTCATGCAGGATAGGAAACCcattgcttacttcagtgagaaacttGGAGGAGCCACGCTCAACTACCCCACTTATGACCAGGAGTTGTATGCTTTGGTGAGGGCTCTTCAGACATGGCAGCATTATCTTTGGCCAAAAGAGTTTGTGATCCACACTGATCATCAGTCCTTGAAACACCTTAAGGGCCAGCAAAGCTGAACAAGAGACATGCCCGTTGGGTCGAGTTCATTGAGACctttccttatgtgatcaaatacaaacaaggtaaggacaATGTGGTGGCTGATGCCTTGTCCAGGAGGTATGTTCTTCTTTCAGCTCTTGAAACAAAGTTGCTTGGTTTCGAATTTATCAAAGATCTTTATGCAACTGATTCGGATTTCAAAGAAGTGTTCAGAAAATGTTCCAAAACGGCCTATGGAAAGTACCATCAAGCTTCTGGATTTttattctttgataaccgtttgtgtgtgccccaatgttctttgagggagttgtttcttagggaagctcatggaggaggccttatgggacactttggagtcAAGAAAACGCACAAGGTGGTGAATGAGCACTTCTATTGGCCGAGCTTGATGAAGGATGTGGAACGGATCTGTGGCCGATGTGTGGTTTGCAAGAAAGCCAAGtctaaatctaaaaaccaaggTTTGTATTCTGCTCTTCCcattccttctcatccttgggtagacatatctatggactttgtgcttgGATTGCCTAGGTCTAAATCTGGTCGAGACTCTATCTTTGTTGTGGTcgatagattctctaaaatggctCATTTCATACCTTGTCATAAGACTGATGATGCTGTGCAAGTTGCTGATCTATTCTTTAGGGAAATTGTTAGATTGCACGGaatgcctaagactattgtttctgatcgtgatgctaagttccttagttATTTCTGGAAAACGTtatggtctaaactaggaactaGATTGATGTTTTCCACCACTTgtcatcctcaaacggatggaCAAACTGAAGTTGTGAACCGAACCTTGTCTGCATTGCTTAGGTCATTGGTTAAGAAAAATCTTAGACTttgggaagaatgtttgccTCATGTTGAATTCGCTTACAATCATTCATTGCATTCTTCTACTAAATTCTCTCCTTTTGAGGTTGTTTATGGTTTCAATCCCttatctccacttgatcttttgcctttgcctttgagtgaaagagttagtacagaTGGCAAGAGGAAAGCTGATACAATCAAGAAGTTGCATGAGACAGTTCGTGCGAACATTGAAGCCAAGACCGAGGTGTACACAAGGAAggcaaacaagaagaaaaagaaggtcATTTTTGAGGAGggtgatcttgtttgggttCATCTTAGGAAGGAACGATTTCCGGAAGAAAGAAAGTCCAAACTCATGCCAAAGGTCGATGGTCCTTTTCAGATTCTTAAGAAAATCCATGACAATGCTTATCAGCTTGActtgcaaggtaagtatgacATTTCCTCAAGCTTTAATGTTTCTGATTTATCTCCTTTTCTTGCAGATGATCCAGATttgtggacaaatccttttcaagagggagggaatgatgcgcctcagtacatggatcagtacatggaaccaGACCAGGATGGGGAACAGGACGATCAAATCATTCCAACCGAGGTTCAGGCAGACGACCGTTCCAGACAGACACaccgagccgtgtaccggatcgacccgcacGCAGCCGGAAAAGAACTAAGGCTAGAACCATGTACAGATGACCAAACCGACCGTACCGGAGCCCGTCTTTCCCGACCAACTCGCCAAGCcaagactgatggtcgagcCGGAACCCACTTGGGTCGAGTGGAAATCGAGACAGACCATAGTCTTTCCCTTTTGGTCCGTCTGATCCGAGCCGAGTGTCCCGATGAGCGTACTGATGGATCAGCCGGCCAGTATGATCAGTTCTTGAACTTTGATGATCAAAATTTCTCTAAGGCACGGATTCTACAACTGTCCAAGGACTTGGGTCGTGCTGGAACCAAGTTGGCGCATGAGCCTTACCCGGCTGACCGTCCGGAACGCGCCACGCCCGTTctgctccttaccgcgaagGAACCACTTGGTTCAGACGAACCTGGACGTTAGCCGAAGAGTCATCTTTGACCAGATCTGGAATTTAAGAGTTTAATACATTGTCTTTCAAAATTCTAGTCAGATTCGATTTACTAAGTCTATCTTTAATACATTCATATGTCTCTTTCTATTCCtcaagtagtataaatatgtaaacacttctatcaataaaatcattccattttctttaaactttttgagtcttactctttgttctttgcttagaacttttctagttttcttggtGTGGTTAGATCCAAGCAAACGCCCTTGtccgttggtcttgtgagtcatatcaagcaacggttcAAGATTGCctctttgttggaccggtgagtcacatccggcaacaatCTGGCTCGGGAATATCAAAGGCC
This region of Brassica napus cultivar Da-Ae chromosome C5, Da-Ae, whole genome shotgun sequence genomic DNA includes:
- the LOC111211802 gene encoding uncharacterized protein LOC111211802 translates to MRALNDSFTNLMNAGLEQIHIRLDEIQNSQQPRPRTRARRDRPRRPNRSDDEIREEDSHEDEDRSINRPRRGHRNQEPGDVNPFARNERANDSLSGLKLKIPPFEGKNDPDVFLEWERKIEHVFDCQNFFELKKARLAVTEFSGYAINWYDQVVTHRRRTGERPIETWDEFSMLMRRRFVPAHYHRDLHQKLRRLLQSTKSVEDYHQEMETLMIKADVDESVDATMARFLSGLNRDIQDRMELQEYGTVEQMLHKAILIEQQVKRKSYSKPAFALKPSFTPKPSYQDKGKSSATTNTALKTDAPARVDKGKAIENPSRARDIRCFKCQGLGHYANKCPNQRVMILMENGEVESEDEQENKEDLGPIFDEEEESFDYPHHGPLLVARKAWNGPIFDETDGHANGHTDDDLGPVFDIDSEPIFDKEDCFDYPAHGPLLVTRRSLSVQPKTNEKEQRENLFHSRCLISEKVCSLIIDGGSCTNVASDTLVRKLGLATRPLSRPFRLEWLNETGEQHVKEQVTIPLTIGRYEDEVVCNVLPMDACHILLGRPWQFDKRAVHDGFTNRHSFDHKGKKITLVPLSPLEVHQDQVQLKKNRDQEPKPDEPESSQRNSNFFIKQSQVKRSLYSQKPFLLLVYKESLMASLSSDLAPEIPSELLDILQDFSDVFPDENPKGLPPVRGIEHQIDFVPGASLPNRPAYRTNPVETKELQKQVGDLLEKGHIRESLIPCAVPVLLVPKKDGSWRMCVDCRAINNITVKYRHPIPRLDDMLDELHGSSVFSKIDLKSGYHQIRMKEGDEWKTAFKTKLGLYEWLVMPFGLTNAPSTFMRLMNHILRSFIGHFVVVYFDDILIYSKNLDDHKIHLKSVLDVLRKEKLFANLEKCSFGTDHVVFLGFVVGADGLRVDEEKIKAIRDWPSPTTVGEVRSFHGLAGFYRRFVQDFSTIAAPLTEVIKKNMGFKWEQAQEEAFQILKGKLTHAPLLTLPDFSKTFEIECDASGVGIGAVLMQDRKPIAYFSEKLGGATLNYPTYDQELYALVRALQTWQHYLWPKEFVIHTDHQSLKHLKGQQS